The genomic stretch aacatggaccgagaggacttgttttcccccatccttcgcgaccgtatttcgaagttacctaggattatgtgccatcgcagctatagtgaaccgaccgtcttagcatttcttttatcatagtttacaccttttgcaacttttatttatttatttaatttatgttattagttttagaatttaatcacatcaaaacccccacaactgttacccgacAGACTAAAATAtatagcaactattatctccctacctccctgcggatcgacccttactaccacttgctagttgtagtttggtattataaatattatttttggtactcacttcgacaggtatcaatgCTAATGTCTTGATGTGAGTATGTGTGTGGATGcgttgttgaatgtccttcttgatttgcttccttggctatttatagggtgagaaccctagatatgtcctactttgattatggaaaggagatataatttccataagaactctttccatacttggccgccttccccgattctccctgatctccctaacttctccctaacgcgtctttccttaatccggacgtctCCTCTGTTGGGCCCCCTGGTCTTCTTTCAGCCCGTTCCCCCTATTCCTAAtcacgggcttccttcctccttatcactcctcccatagccttttattttattaagtgggccttccttattatgctatttttagcccaaacaccaTAATGAGTGCATATTTCATGAGTCAAACTTATCTACGACATATTCAACAAGATATTACCTATTTCCTTCAATCCATCCAGGGAAAGGATCTTGATATGTACTTTCAATGACACTAGGACCAAGGATGACGACTGGGAAATCGCCTCCTACACTATTCAGTAACATCTCTCCCATGGCCTTGGTGAACCCATAAGTATCTAGCCAACCATATTTCCTAGACCTGGAGTTGAACAAATATATTAATGTTCATCTAAATGCACACACTGACATACATGTCAGTTGGCCTAATTCATTTTTACTACCAGTTACTATAAAATCCGATTAAATAACcacataaattaaaaaattatACACCTGTATACTGATTCTGTGTGGAGAAGAAGTACCTCTCTAGTCCTAACTCTTTCATCTTTTGAGACACTTTTTTCACTTCAAATTCTTTTGCTAAGCTAGGAGCTAATTCCAGCTCTTTTGCAACATCAAATGAAGGGACTGAACTTGATGAATTTCCGTTGACGACATTTCTGCCATTAACACTCTCCCCAGACTTAAATGACCTCTCCATGATCTTTCCTTGTCTTTGACCATTCACATAAGTTGCATTTCGGAGAGTTATAATAATTGATATTTGCCATCACAGCcaacttttattttattaaaatttgtgGCATAATCACTGGTAAGTGTTACCTGTTAATACTTGCAGGAAGAGCTTGAGTTTCTTGCAGGTCTTTGCAAAGGTCATAGCACGGCCAGGTCCACCAGTGTTAATATTAATTGAAACATCATACCTGGTTTATAACGAAATCCTTAGTTATCATTGCAACCGACTTAAGTTTCAGAAAGAGAAGAAATCTAGTTAGAGAAGAGGTTATTACACACAAAGAAAATGCAAGTTTGACAAAGGATGTACAGTGTACTTACCTTTCATGAAAGTTTGTATTGGCAGCAGAGTTCACAATAACATCTACATCTTCAGCAATCATACTCATAGACGATTTGTCTAGCTCAATATTGGATTCACATGTATTTCCAGCCACCGGGATTAACTTGCTTAGCATGAAAGCTTCATATGCCTTGCCATGAATTTGTCGGAGACTTGAAAATTTCTGTGTTTATGATCTTTTTAACAATATGAAAACCTTATTAAGCACACACTAAACAAAAACTATGTCATCTTTGTGAAAGCAGGCATTCAGTAAAATATCGAATACCTCATTTTTCAGTCTTTCTTGTGCAGCTTCTTGGGTCTTTGCTCGGATCAAGACATAAATCTTACCGACAGAAGGCTCTGTCCTTAAGAGCTTTTCTATTAGAACTGCATATACAATACAAAGCCACCGAAAAGAGTTAACAGAATGTACCAAAATGTCAAATTATGGGTTTGACGCTTTGAGATCCTTATTTCTGCAAGAGAAGTACTTGCTTCATTTTTGTCagatttatttatatattttgttgatttaaaatattttatttacgtGTCCTATAGCATTATGTGATCCTCATGCATCTTAAAATTTTAAGGAAAATGAGAAAATAAGGTAGAACACCTTTAGCTAAAAATCCAGTTGCGCCTGTGATAAAGAAATTCTTTCCTTTGAGGAACTTAACTATCCCAATGCCTTCTTGTCCTTGTACTAAAGAAGAAATCGCTGACCCATTATCTATCACTACGTCCTTAGCCACGAGCTCCATGGAGCTGTTACCGTTTGGAGTGATCACCATGCTGCTACTTGATTTTATTATAGTTGGTCCATGACCTGTAGAGAAGAAGCCTCATCAGCAACTAAGACAACAAACAATGCAGCAATTAATGAGCAAGTACAAAGGACACCCTATAATCCAAAGAAGAACAAATAGGGGTCATTAGTTTATGCTAGAGTTAGCTGGTACATAGTTTTATCCAGTACAAGGTTGCGTCCATTGGTCCTTGTCTAAAATTTAGTTGTGAATGTGTATATACTTCACACTGTCATTGTACTCCATTATTCAATTAATACAATCATAAAGGACTTCTTCTCTCAACATTCAATTTCTTCTACATCCTATGCTCATCTTAAATTcaatatggtatcagagccatatGGATGAGGAGACAGATACGCGGAGTGCATTTATGCAAACTCAACCAACTTTGTACTTcaattttcctatttaagcagtTGAGTTCTCTGCTTCACAAACACAACAAACTCAACAAACTTTTATTACACAGAATAACTTCAATCAAATGACAAACACCATAATTCCTGAAAATCCTTTTCACAACACTGAAACCACCAACACTAAAATTTCCAGCACTGCTCCATTTACCATGGATCCAACTGATCCCATCTACCTGCACCCAGCTGAAAGCACTCACCCTCTAATGGTGGATACTAAGCTGTCAGGTATCGAGAATTACGTGGAATGGAAAAGGCAAATGGAGATTGCCATCTGTTCCAAAAGAAAAGTAGGATTCCTGACTGGTGTGGTCAAAAGATCTACCAATGATCCCCTCGAGAAGAAGCGACTTGGGACACGCAATCGCTTGCTCATCACCGGATCTGCACAATGTGGAGCTTCCCATCAAACGATCTGTTATGTACTCCAAGACTGCTAAGGAGATCTGGGATTACCTTCAAACCCAGTTCTCTGTGAGCAATGGAGCAAGAAAGTTTAGGCTCAACAGGGAGCTTGATGATCTAACTCAAGGAGACAAGTCAATCAATGAGTACTTCACTGAACTCAGGATACTGTGGCAAAAtcttgagatcatgtgtgactgGCCACCAATCACACAAGTCACTCCTGAAGTGAATGTTTGGTTGGATGCTCAGTTGAAGGAACAAAATGAAAGGAAATTATTTCAGTTTCTGAATGGTCTAAATCCATCCTATGGAACTATGAGGAGCCATGTACTCATGATGTCTCCTCTACCATTTGTTGATGAAGCAGTTGCAATTTTTCAGCATGAAGAAGCTCAGAGAAAGAATTATAAGTGTTTTGAAAAGGTAGAAACTGAAAACACAGCATTCTATGCTGGCCATAGTCAGGGATCTGATACACCCACAGATCAGAAGGATCAGAAGGATACTAGACcacctgtagatacccgtatccgtcgatattggaatttatatagaacccgacaaacacccgatgatgataggacacatgtatttatttagttgtcattgtcattatttgggtttgttttacgatgtagaatgagcgttgtcgacggagtattttaatttaaatgatatttaaattaaggtcttttttaaggtgatttcaatttattttgttttattttgaatttattttcttaagtttagtttattgaaaataaaataaataattaatttgaaaaatcattttatgagtatatttgatttgaaagatcatttattttaatgtgttaattgatttgaaaaatcgatttaaaaatcgaaaaaaactcgtttcaaacacgtgttttggagctcgattatagctcggtttttgagcccgttttctttacgaattggcacgaatctcgaatACACTAACCAAtataagcctctacccatccaaccccagttcgagccccataaccatggcccaaatcccgtcctaaacatctccccaacagcccgcacaaaaGCACGAGCAGcaccctgttttgcgtgccaaatcccgagcccaaaacccgttccaaataccaccaaaacacgtgcccattaaccctaacccatgcCCTAATATCCTAGCCATATTATCTTACCTTAACCACcgagaaaaccccccatacaaaccctagaaaaccccacaaaagctgctggacagcagctatgctcagccgagcccgtctgcctctcctcccttttaccctactttaactccttataaataccaccccttcaccatacattcattgcTCTAAGTTCTCTATACATACAACCTTCACTtaaaagctttaaactccagaaacaaaccctaattgcctctcaaaaacccttcacaaaaccgacttgcaaactggaacagtttgtgtgttctcttcgaaatacaattcgttcctccttcaaacatccattaaaattcgagtttcttgttcctaattaaccatacaacatccatctacacattagacaaagatttacgagccaaattacccttgagagtacacgaattccctcgaaaaacagagtgttatacactctgttttcgcggcttttcctgtctgtccagttttgtttgtgctcgtttttcgtgcccaataactcaaaacgagcagggattgttttaatatCTCTGTTCTAGTCTCTTTCtaattttcaaaacatcttttaaatcgaattttcaccgtgaaacgagagagaaatcgctgtttgaaagttgctgtccagattcgataaaaacgtgttgtttgctttgtttcttcgtcgacgacggcctctcgagataaaatctaccatcgattacgacccaagacggtgtcaacgatacatgtaggttgagggtgcatcaaatcctcctctttctcccttttatttcgttttttatgtttgttttttatagtttgtttttgtttgtttatcgtttttttgtttatcgattgttctaattaactacgaaactagtttagtccgagtatgagttaaagtaccaccatgaacacccgcgttgacttgagatgggaaagaaaccgctacatcaatcggtcgtacacccccgtctcatttacatatcctcgtgttcaaggtagggcattaataaaacgctttctgacttcgttcttcgctCTTGACCCCTcctttgtttcgtgtgattcgacccaccttagta from Silene latifolia isolate original U9 population chromosome 5, ASM4854445v1, whole genome shotgun sequence encodes the following:
- the LOC141655358 gene encoding fatty acyl-CoA reductase 2, chloroplastic-like; translated protein: MERSFKSGESVNGRNVVNGNSSSSVPSFDVAKELELAPSLAKEFEVKKVSQKMKELGLERSRKYGWLDTYGFTKAMGEMLLNSVGGDFPVVILGPSVIESTYQDPFPGWIEGNR